In Ptychodera flava strain L36383 chromosome 21, AS_Pfla_20210202, whole genome shotgun sequence, a genomic segment contains:
- the LOC139121214 gene encoding anoctamin-8-like isoform X4, with translation MESVVFAKLFGKKFAKASKLVVANKLWQNTIPTKDCDIVMTFPEKTDDETLMWVLARLRSRSSEISVHVRHHSNAGVYGFYLTAAFDNLLKGAEDLGLRKKVKDEYGGGLKEFSCDEETIYDGVENQAEFFTSQERQEIVLFMLNNLRAEEGDKLGKVKFVEGQPIVPKLMSKGIIKEVFPLHQTEDLDELRKTWVQAVFRRQPLDKICAYFGVKIGMYFAWLGHYTVALVLPAFFGLFLWFYTGDDDVSQDRSFAIFALFNVVWATLYLEAWKRKGAELAYKWGTLDTKDELIDEPRPLYTGPLHISEITGRPEPYFAPWKRHVYRYCVTVPVMFLCVCVVVVSMLFCFELQEYINKKIASGDLPGWLRSFPLFPMFAWWMKQLPKILLAVMVGILEDIYKKVAYWLNDLENYRTEENYENHLIIKLIIGQFCNSFLALFYIAFYLQDMARLRQQLAALLITRQVIGNFKESLLPYLLERYKTIKMTYKLASEQIDEDTGEVKKTVADSKPASPKKKVSGLEELAPVDSSNDQQGNGSPQQLTQAEIEGSMKKYEGTFEDYLEMVIQFGYVVLFSSAFPMAGLCALANNLVEVRSDAFKLCWGMQRPFGQRVEDIGRWQDCMELMGVIAVVVNCSLLGVFGHVQRWFPDITVAGIVLFVVGMEHFILGMKFAIAYAIPDVPHWVSIEMAKLEFVRRTALKKMELEMAKSAKEASKEQAGKDKKENVSPVTKTWPPSSYGARDDKPKSPAAKKFE, from the exons ATGGAAAGTGTCGTGTTTG CAAAGCTGTTTGGTAAGAAGTTTGCCAAGGCGAGTAAGTTAGTGGTCGCAAACAAATTATGGCAGAACACAATCCCAACAAAAGACTGCGACATTGTCATGACATTCCCCGAAAAGACAGATGACGAAACCTTGATGTGGGTGCTCGCCAGATTACGATCTAGATCGTCAGAAATCAGTGTCCATGTTCGTCACCATAGCAACGCCGGAGTGTATGGCTTCTATCTCACCGCTGCCTTTGACAA TTTACTGAAAGGTGCTGAAGACCTTGGTCTCAGAAAGAAAGTGAAAGATGAGTACGGCGGAGGATTAAAGGAATTCAGCTGTGATGAAGAAACTATCTACGATGGAGTGGAGAATCAGGCTGAATTTTTTACATCTCAG GAGCGCCAAGAGATCGTGCTCTTCATGTTGAACAATCTAAGAGCAGAGGAAGGAGACAAACTCGGAAAGGTCAAATTTGTGGAAGGACAGCCGATAG TTCCAAAGCTGATGTCGAAAGGAATTATAAAGGAAGTATTTCCTTTACATCAAACAGAAGATTTAGATGAACTTAGGAAAACATGGGTTCAAGCTGTGTTCAGAAGGCAACCTTTAG acaagatatgtgcatattttggAGTAAAAATTGGCATGTATTTTGCCTGGTTGGGGCACTACACAGTAGCATTAGTGCTGCCAGCTTTCTTTGGACTGTTTTTGTGGTTCTACACCGGTGATGATGAT GTCAGCCAAGACAGAAGTTTTGCGATTTTTGCGTTATTCAATGTCGTCTGGGCAACTCTTTACCTGGAGGCATGGAAACGGAAAGGAGCAGAGCTAGCTTACAAGTGGGGCACACTTGATACAAAAGACGAACTCATTGATGAACCAAGACCACTATATACG GGACCCCTTCATATCAGTGAAATCACAGGGAGACCTGAGCCTTACTTTGCACCTTGGAAACGTCATGTTTACCGTTACTGTGTGACTGTGCCAGTGATGtttttgtgtgtctgtgttgtGGTTGTCAGCATGCTGTTCTGTTTTGAACTCCAGGAATACATCAATAAGAAGATAGCCAGCGGTGACCTCCCAGG gTGGTTGCGTTCTTTTCCTCTGTTTCCTATGTTTGCTTG GTGGATGAAGCAGCTACCCAAGATTTTATTGGCTGTCATGGTTGGCATATTAGAGGATATTTACAAGAAGGTTGCCTATTGGCTGAATGATTTGGAAAACTACAGAACAGAGGAAAATTACGAAAACCATCTCATCATCAAACTCATTATTG GACAGTTTTGCAACTCATTCCTGGCCCTTTTCTACATTGCATTCTACCTGCAAGACATGGCCAGACTGAGACAG CAACTTGCTGCTTTATTGATAACTCGTCAAGTCATCGGAAACTTCAAGGAGTCGCTGCTGCCATACCTGCTGGAGAGATACAAGACAATCAAGATGACGTATAAACTGGCTAGTGAGCAAATTGACGAAGATACCGGCGAAGTCAAAAAAACTGTGGCTGACAGTAAACCTGCATCACCAAAGAAGAAAG TTTCTGGTCTGGAGGAATTGGCACCAGTGGATAGTAGCAATGACCAGCAGGGGAATGGTTCTCCACAGCAACTCACTCAAGCTGAAATTGAGGGCTCCATGAAGAAGTATGAG GGCACATTTGAAGATTATCTTGAGATGGTGATCCAGTTTGGCTATGTTGTCCTGTTCTCATCCGCATTTCCCATGGCTGGTTTGTGTGCTTTAGCTAATAATCTAGTGGAAGTACGCAGTGATGCGTTCAAACTCTGCTGGGGAATGCAACGACCATTTGGACAAAGAGTTGAGGACATTGGAAGATGGCAG GACTGTATGGAACTTATGGGAGTCATCGCTGTGGTTGTAAATTGTTCTCTCCTCggtgtgtttggtcatgtgcagCGCTGGTTCCCTGACATTACTGTAGCTGGCATTGTCTTGTTTGTTGTTGGTATGGAG CACTTCATTCTGGGAATGAAATTTGCTATCGCCTATGCTATCCCTGATGTCCCACACTGGGTGTCCATTGAAATGGCTAAGCTGGAATTCGTTCGAAGAACAGCACTAAAG AAAATGGAACTAGAAATGGCAAAGAGTGCTAAGGAAGCCAGCAAGGAGCAAGCTGGTAAAGACAAGAAAGAGAATGTGTCACCAGTGACAAAGACATGGCCTCCGTCAAGTTATGGAGCCAGGGATGACAAACCTAAATCACCAGCAGCCAAGAAGTTTGAatga
- the LOC139121214 gene encoding anoctamin-8-like isoform X1 has protein sequence MDESKLEHTDPETSSDKCIVRKPLTKLFGKKFAKASKLVVANKLWQNTIPTKDCDIVMTFPEKTDDETLMWVLARLRSRSSEISVHVRHHSNAGVYGFYLTAAFDNLLKGAEDLGLRKKVKDEYGGGLKEFSCDEETIYDGVENQAEFFTSQERQEIVLFMLNNLRAEEGDKLGKVKFVEGQPIVPKLMSKGIIKEVFPLHQTEDLDELRKTWVQAVFRRQPLDKICAYFGVKIGMYFAWLGHYTVALVLPAFFGLFLWFYTGDDDVSQDRSFAIFALFNVVWATLYLEAWKRKGAELAYKWGTLDTKDELIDEPRPLYTGPLHISEITGRPEPYFAPWKRHVYRYCVTVPVMFLCVCVVVVSMLFCFELQEYINKKIASGDLPGWLRSFPLFPMFAWWMKQLPKILLAVMVGILEDIYKKVAYWLNDLENYRTEENYENHLIIKLIIGQFCNSFLALFYIAFYLQDMARLRQQLAALLITRQVIGNFKESLLPYLLERYKTIKMTYKLASEQIDEDTGEVKKTVADSKPASPKKKVSGLEELAPVDSSNDQQGNGSPQQLTQAEIEGSMKKYEGTFEDYLEMVIQFGYVVLFSSAFPMAGLCALANNLVEVRSDAFKLCWGMQRPFGQRVEDIGRWQDCMELMGVIAVVVNCSLLGVFGHVQRWFPDITVAGIVLFVVGMEHFILGMKFAIAYAIPDVPHWVSIEMAKLEFVRRTALKKMELEMAKSAKEASKEQAGKDKKENVSPVTKTWPPSSYGARDDKPKSPAAKKFE, from the exons ATGGACGAGAGCAAACTTGAACATACAGACCCTGAAACCAGCTCGGATAAGTGCATCGTCAGAAAACCGTTAA CAAAGCTGTTTGGTAAGAAGTTTGCCAAGGCGAGTAAGTTAGTGGTCGCAAACAAATTATGGCAGAACACAATCCCAACAAAAGACTGCGACATTGTCATGACATTCCCCGAAAAGACAGATGACGAAACCTTGATGTGGGTGCTCGCCAGATTACGATCTAGATCGTCAGAAATCAGTGTCCATGTTCGTCACCATAGCAACGCCGGAGTGTATGGCTTCTATCTCACCGCTGCCTTTGACAA TTTACTGAAAGGTGCTGAAGACCTTGGTCTCAGAAAGAAAGTGAAAGATGAGTACGGCGGAGGATTAAAGGAATTCAGCTGTGATGAAGAAACTATCTACGATGGAGTGGAGAATCAGGCTGAATTTTTTACATCTCAG GAGCGCCAAGAGATCGTGCTCTTCATGTTGAACAATCTAAGAGCAGAGGAAGGAGACAAACTCGGAAAGGTCAAATTTGTGGAAGGACAGCCGATAG TTCCAAAGCTGATGTCGAAAGGAATTATAAAGGAAGTATTTCCTTTACATCAAACAGAAGATTTAGATGAACTTAGGAAAACATGGGTTCAAGCTGTGTTCAGAAGGCAACCTTTAG acaagatatgtgcatattttggAGTAAAAATTGGCATGTATTTTGCCTGGTTGGGGCACTACACAGTAGCATTAGTGCTGCCAGCTTTCTTTGGACTGTTTTTGTGGTTCTACACCGGTGATGATGAT GTCAGCCAAGACAGAAGTTTTGCGATTTTTGCGTTATTCAATGTCGTCTGGGCAACTCTTTACCTGGAGGCATGGAAACGGAAAGGAGCAGAGCTAGCTTACAAGTGGGGCACACTTGATACAAAAGACGAACTCATTGATGAACCAAGACCACTATATACG GGACCCCTTCATATCAGTGAAATCACAGGGAGACCTGAGCCTTACTTTGCACCTTGGAAACGTCATGTTTACCGTTACTGTGTGACTGTGCCAGTGATGtttttgtgtgtctgtgttgtGGTTGTCAGCATGCTGTTCTGTTTTGAACTCCAGGAATACATCAATAAGAAGATAGCCAGCGGTGACCTCCCAGG gTGGTTGCGTTCTTTTCCTCTGTTTCCTATGTTTGCTTG GTGGATGAAGCAGCTACCCAAGATTTTATTGGCTGTCATGGTTGGCATATTAGAGGATATTTACAAGAAGGTTGCCTATTGGCTGAATGATTTGGAAAACTACAGAACAGAGGAAAATTACGAAAACCATCTCATCATCAAACTCATTATTG GACAGTTTTGCAACTCATTCCTGGCCCTTTTCTACATTGCATTCTACCTGCAAGACATGGCCAGACTGAGACAG CAACTTGCTGCTTTATTGATAACTCGTCAAGTCATCGGAAACTTCAAGGAGTCGCTGCTGCCATACCTGCTGGAGAGATACAAGACAATCAAGATGACGTATAAACTGGCTAGTGAGCAAATTGACGAAGATACCGGCGAAGTCAAAAAAACTGTGGCTGACAGTAAACCTGCATCACCAAAGAAGAAAG TTTCTGGTCTGGAGGAATTGGCACCAGTGGATAGTAGCAATGACCAGCAGGGGAATGGTTCTCCACAGCAACTCACTCAAGCTGAAATTGAGGGCTCCATGAAGAAGTATGAG GGCACATTTGAAGATTATCTTGAGATGGTGATCCAGTTTGGCTATGTTGTCCTGTTCTCATCCGCATTTCCCATGGCTGGTTTGTGTGCTTTAGCTAATAATCTAGTGGAAGTACGCAGTGATGCGTTCAAACTCTGCTGGGGAATGCAACGACCATTTGGACAAAGAGTTGAGGACATTGGAAGATGGCAG GACTGTATGGAACTTATGGGAGTCATCGCTGTGGTTGTAAATTGTTCTCTCCTCggtgtgtttggtcatgtgcagCGCTGGTTCCCTGACATTACTGTAGCTGGCATTGTCTTGTTTGTTGTTGGTATGGAG CACTTCATTCTGGGAATGAAATTTGCTATCGCCTATGCTATCCCTGATGTCCCACACTGGGTGTCCATTGAAATGGCTAAGCTGGAATTCGTTCGAAGAACAGCACTAAAG AAAATGGAACTAGAAATGGCAAAGAGTGCTAAGGAAGCCAGCAAGGAGCAAGCTGGTAAAGACAAGAAAGAGAATGTGTCACCAGTGACAAAGACATGGCCTCCGTCAAGTTATGGAGCCAGGGATGACAAACCTAAATCACCAGCAGCCAAGAAGTTTGAatga
- the LOC139121214 gene encoding anoctamin-8-like isoform X3 has translation MDESKLEHTDPETSSDKCIVRKPLTKLFGKKFAKASKLVVANKLWQNTIPTKDCDIVMTFPEKTDDETLMWVLARLRSRSSEISVHVRHHSNAGVYGFYLTAAFDNLLKGAEDLGLRKKVKDEYGGGLKEFSCDEETIYDGVENQAEFFTSQERQEIVLFMLNNLRAEEGDKLGKVKFVEGQPIVPKLMSKGIIKEVFPLHQTEDLDELRKTWVQAVFRRQPLDKICAYFGVKIGMYFAWLGHYTVALVLPAFFGLFLWFYTGDDDVSQDRSFAIFALFNVVWATLYLEAWKRKGAELAYKWGTLDTKDELIDEPRPLYTGPLHISEITGRPEPYFAPWKRHVYRYCVTVPVMFLCVCVVVVSMLFCFELQEYINKKIASGDLPGWMKQLPKILLAVMVGILEDIYKKVAYWLNDLENYRTEENYENHLIIKLIIGQFCNSFLALFYIAFYLQDMARLRQQLAALLITRQVIGNFKESLLPYLLERYKTIKMTYKLASEQIDEDTGEVKKTVADSKPASPKKKVSGLEELAPVDSSNDQQGNGSPQQLTQAEIEGSMKKYEGTFEDYLEMVIQFGYVVLFSSAFPMAGLCALANNLVEVRSDAFKLCWGMQRPFGQRVEDIGRWQDCMELMGVIAVVVNCSLLGVFGHVQRWFPDITVAGIVLFVVGMEHFILGMKFAIAYAIPDVPHWVSIEMAKLEFVRRTALKKMELEMAKSAKEASKEQAGKDKKENVSPVTKTWPPSSYGARDDKPKSPAAKKFE, from the exons ATGGACGAGAGCAAACTTGAACATACAGACCCTGAAACCAGCTCGGATAAGTGCATCGTCAGAAAACCGTTAA CAAAGCTGTTTGGTAAGAAGTTTGCCAAGGCGAGTAAGTTAGTGGTCGCAAACAAATTATGGCAGAACACAATCCCAACAAAAGACTGCGACATTGTCATGACATTCCCCGAAAAGACAGATGACGAAACCTTGATGTGGGTGCTCGCCAGATTACGATCTAGATCGTCAGAAATCAGTGTCCATGTTCGTCACCATAGCAACGCCGGAGTGTATGGCTTCTATCTCACCGCTGCCTTTGACAA TTTACTGAAAGGTGCTGAAGACCTTGGTCTCAGAAAGAAAGTGAAAGATGAGTACGGCGGAGGATTAAAGGAATTCAGCTGTGATGAAGAAACTATCTACGATGGAGTGGAGAATCAGGCTGAATTTTTTACATCTCAG GAGCGCCAAGAGATCGTGCTCTTCATGTTGAACAATCTAAGAGCAGAGGAAGGAGACAAACTCGGAAAGGTCAAATTTGTGGAAGGACAGCCGATAG TTCCAAAGCTGATGTCGAAAGGAATTATAAAGGAAGTATTTCCTTTACATCAAACAGAAGATTTAGATGAACTTAGGAAAACATGGGTTCAAGCTGTGTTCAGAAGGCAACCTTTAG acaagatatgtgcatattttggAGTAAAAATTGGCATGTATTTTGCCTGGTTGGGGCACTACACAGTAGCATTAGTGCTGCCAGCTTTCTTTGGACTGTTTTTGTGGTTCTACACCGGTGATGATGAT GTCAGCCAAGACAGAAGTTTTGCGATTTTTGCGTTATTCAATGTCGTCTGGGCAACTCTTTACCTGGAGGCATGGAAACGGAAAGGAGCAGAGCTAGCTTACAAGTGGGGCACACTTGATACAAAAGACGAACTCATTGATGAACCAAGACCACTATATACG GGACCCCTTCATATCAGTGAAATCACAGGGAGACCTGAGCCTTACTTTGCACCTTGGAAACGTCATGTTTACCGTTACTGTGTGACTGTGCCAGTGATGtttttgtgtgtctgtgttgtGGTTGTCAGCATGCTGTTCTGTTTTGAACTCCAGGAATACATCAATAAGAAGATAGCCAGCGGTGACCTCCCAGG GTGGATGAAGCAGCTACCCAAGATTTTATTGGCTGTCATGGTTGGCATATTAGAGGATATTTACAAGAAGGTTGCCTATTGGCTGAATGATTTGGAAAACTACAGAACAGAGGAAAATTACGAAAACCATCTCATCATCAAACTCATTATTG GACAGTTTTGCAACTCATTCCTGGCCCTTTTCTACATTGCATTCTACCTGCAAGACATGGCCAGACTGAGACAG CAACTTGCTGCTTTATTGATAACTCGTCAAGTCATCGGAAACTTCAAGGAGTCGCTGCTGCCATACCTGCTGGAGAGATACAAGACAATCAAGATGACGTATAAACTGGCTAGTGAGCAAATTGACGAAGATACCGGCGAAGTCAAAAAAACTGTGGCTGACAGTAAACCTGCATCACCAAAGAAGAAAG TTTCTGGTCTGGAGGAATTGGCACCAGTGGATAGTAGCAATGACCAGCAGGGGAATGGTTCTCCACAGCAACTCACTCAAGCTGAAATTGAGGGCTCCATGAAGAAGTATGAG GGCACATTTGAAGATTATCTTGAGATGGTGATCCAGTTTGGCTATGTTGTCCTGTTCTCATCCGCATTTCCCATGGCTGGTTTGTGTGCTTTAGCTAATAATCTAGTGGAAGTACGCAGTGATGCGTTCAAACTCTGCTGGGGAATGCAACGACCATTTGGACAAAGAGTTGAGGACATTGGAAGATGGCAG GACTGTATGGAACTTATGGGAGTCATCGCTGTGGTTGTAAATTGTTCTCTCCTCggtgtgtttggtcatgtgcagCGCTGGTTCCCTGACATTACTGTAGCTGGCATTGTCTTGTTTGTTGTTGGTATGGAG CACTTCATTCTGGGAATGAAATTTGCTATCGCCTATGCTATCCCTGATGTCCCACACTGGGTGTCCATTGAAATGGCTAAGCTGGAATTCGTTCGAAGAACAGCACTAAAG AAAATGGAACTAGAAATGGCAAAGAGTGCTAAGGAAGCCAGCAAGGAGCAAGCTGGTAAAGACAAGAAAGAGAATGTGTCACCAGTGACAAAGACATGGCCTCCGTCAAGTTATGGAGCCAGGGATGACAAACCTAAATCACCAGCAGCCAAGAAGTTTGAatga
- the LOC139121214 gene encoding anoctamin-8-like isoform X2 yields MDFWRAVDEHISDQLTAKLFGKKFAKASKLVVANKLWQNTIPTKDCDIVMTFPEKTDDETLMWVLARLRSRSSEISVHVRHHSNAGVYGFYLTAAFDNLLKGAEDLGLRKKVKDEYGGGLKEFSCDEETIYDGVENQAEFFTSQERQEIVLFMLNNLRAEEGDKLGKVKFVEGQPIVPKLMSKGIIKEVFPLHQTEDLDELRKTWVQAVFRRQPLDKICAYFGVKIGMYFAWLGHYTVALVLPAFFGLFLWFYTGDDDVSQDRSFAIFALFNVVWATLYLEAWKRKGAELAYKWGTLDTKDELIDEPRPLYTGPLHISEITGRPEPYFAPWKRHVYRYCVTVPVMFLCVCVVVVSMLFCFELQEYINKKIASGDLPGWLRSFPLFPMFAWWMKQLPKILLAVMVGILEDIYKKVAYWLNDLENYRTEENYENHLIIKLIIGQFCNSFLALFYIAFYLQDMARLRQQLAALLITRQVIGNFKESLLPYLLERYKTIKMTYKLASEQIDEDTGEVKKTVADSKPASPKKKVSGLEELAPVDSSNDQQGNGSPQQLTQAEIEGSMKKYEGTFEDYLEMVIQFGYVVLFSSAFPMAGLCALANNLVEVRSDAFKLCWGMQRPFGQRVEDIGRWQDCMELMGVIAVVVNCSLLGVFGHVQRWFPDITVAGIVLFVVGMEHFILGMKFAIAYAIPDVPHWVSIEMAKLEFVRRTALKKMELEMAKSAKEASKEQAGKDKKENVSPVTKTWPPSSYGARDDKPKSPAAKKFE; encoded by the exons ATGGACTTTTGGAGAGCAGTTGATGAACACATTTCCGATCAACTAACGG CAAAGCTGTTTGGTAAGAAGTTTGCCAAGGCGAGTAAGTTAGTGGTCGCAAACAAATTATGGCAGAACACAATCCCAACAAAAGACTGCGACATTGTCATGACATTCCCCGAAAAGACAGATGACGAAACCTTGATGTGGGTGCTCGCCAGATTACGATCTAGATCGTCAGAAATCAGTGTCCATGTTCGTCACCATAGCAACGCCGGAGTGTATGGCTTCTATCTCACCGCTGCCTTTGACAA TTTACTGAAAGGTGCTGAAGACCTTGGTCTCAGAAAGAAAGTGAAAGATGAGTACGGCGGAGGATTAAAGGAATTCAGCTGTGATGAAGAAACTATCTACGATGGAGTGGAGAATCAGGCTGAATTTTTTACATCTCAG GAGCGCCAAGAGATCGTGCTCTTCATGTTGAACAATCTAAGAGCAGAGGAAGGAGACAAACTCGGAAAGGTCAAATTTGTGGAAGGACAGCCGATAG TTCCAAAGCTGATGTCGAAAGGAATTATAAAGGAAGTATTTCCTTTACATCAAACAGAAGATTTAGATGAACTTAGGAAAACATGGGTTCAAGCTGTGTTCAGAAGGCAACCTTTAG acaagatatgtgcatattttggAGTAAAAATTGGCATGTATTTTGCCTGGTTGGGGCACTACACAGTAGCATTAGTGCTGCCAGCTTTCTTTGGACTGTTTTTGTGGTTCTACACCGGTGATGATGAT GTCAGCCAAGACAGAAGTTTTGCGATTTTTGCGTTATTCAATGTCGTCTGGGCAACTCTTTACCTGGAGGCATGGAAACGGAAAGGAGCAGAGCTAGCTTACAAGTGGGGCACACTTGATACAAAAGACGAACTCATTGATGAACCAAGACCACTATATACG GGACCCCTTCATATCAGTGAAATCACAGGGAGACCTGAGCCTTACTTTGCACCTTGGAAACGTCATGTTTACCGTTACTGTGTGACTGTGCCAGTGATGtttttgtgtgtctgtgttgtGGTTGTCAGCATGCTGTTCTGTTTTGAACTCCAGGAATACATCAATAAGAAGATAGCCAGCGGTGACCTCCCAGG gTGGTTGCGTTCTTTTCCTCTGTTTCCTATGTTTGCTTG GTGGATGAAGCAGCTACCCAAGATTTTATTGGCTGTCATGGTTGGCATATTAGAGGATATTTACAAGAAGGTTGCCTATTGGCTGAATGATTTGGAAAACTACAGAACAGAGGAAAATTACGAAAACCATCTCATCATCAAACTCATTATTG GACAGTTTTGCAACTCATTCCTGGCCCTTTTCTACATTGCATTCTACCTGCAAGACATGGCCAGACTGAGACAG CAACTTGCTGCTTTATTGATAACTCGTCAAGTCATCGGAAACTTCAAGGAGTCGCTGCTGCCATACCTGCTGGAGAGATACAAGACAATCAAGATGACGTATAAACTGGCTAGTGAGCAAATTGACGAAGATACCGGCGAAGTCAAAAAAACTGTGGCTGACAGTAAACCTGCATCACCAAAGAAGAAAG TTTCTGGTCTGGAGGAATTGGCACCAGTGGATAGTAGCAATGACCAGCAGGGGAATGGTTCTCCACAGCAACTCACTCAAGCTGAAATTGAGGGCTCCATGAAGAAGTATGAG GGCACATTTGAAGATTATCTTGAGATGGTGATCCAGTTTGGCTATGTTGTCCTGTTCTCATCCGCATTTCCCATGGCTGGTTTGTGTGCTTTAGCTAATAATCTAGTGGAAGTACGCAGTGATGCGTTCAAACTCTGCTGGGGAATGCAACGACCATTTGGACAAAGAGTTGAGGACATTGGAAGATGGCAG GACTGTATGGAACTTATGGGAGTCATCGCTGTGGTTGTAAATTGTTCTCTCCTCggtgtgtttggtcatgtgcagCGCTGGTTCCCTGACATTACTGTAGCTGGCATTGTCTTGTTTGTTGTTGGTATGGAG CACTTCATTCTGGGAATGAAATTTGCTATCGCCTATGCTATCCCTGATGTCCCACACTGGGTGTCCATTGAAATGGCTAAGCTGGAATTCGTTCGAAGAACAGCACTAAAG AAAATGGAACTAGAAATGGCAAAGAGTGCTAAGGAAGCCAGCAAGGAGCAAGCTGGTAAAGACAAGAAAGAGAATGTGTCACCAGTGACAAAGACATGGCCTCCGTCAAGTTATGGAGCCAGGGATGACAAACCTAAATCACCAGCAGCCAAGAAGTTTGAatga